tgaaagaaacaaggaaaactacAGCGTTATTATTATTGCCTTGTTGCTAGAGCTAAACACCAGAAATCAACATAAATAACTTATGTACACCAAGAATGTAGGGTTTGAATATGTACTTTGAAAGGCAATCATATAATTAGTTGTTTTACCTctaattgcttttccttttttttattttttaatttaaaaaagcaatacagggacttccctggtggttcagtggtaaagaatccgtcctgcaatgcaggggacgcgggttcgattcccagtcggggaactaagatcccacatgccgcggggcaactaagccctcgcgccaaactactgagctcgcacacctcaatgaggtagcccacgtgcagcaaactacagagcccacgcgctctggagcctgcacgccacaactacagagcccacgtgccacaactagagagagaaaacccgcacgccataactagagagacactctcatgctgcaacgaagagcccgtgcgccacaacgacaaaaaagatcccacatgccttaacgaaggtcccgcgtgccgcaactaagacccaatacagccaatcaaccaatcaatcaatcaatcaatcaatcaagtggggcggggggagcaatACAGGAatttccctggcagtcaagtggttaagactccaagctcccaatgcagggggcacgggctcgatccctgattggggaaccaagatcccacatgtggcacagcgtagccaaaaaaaaaaaaaaaaaagcaacacataCCATacggcatttatcccagagaacgCATGTTCGCACAAAAAAAGGTACACAAATGTCCACAGCATCTCTATCAGTAATAgtcaagaaatgggaaaaaactcAGATGTTCTTCAATGGGCAAGTGATTAAGCAAACTTAAGTATAGCcaaaccatggaatactactcagcaattaaaaagaaagcggCACTGGGACCTCTCTGGTgttccagcagttaagactctgcactctcaatgcagggggcccaggttccatccctggtcagggaactagatcccacatgctgcaactaaagacccgcacagccaaataaataaataaataaataaatattttttttttttaaaaacaggagcaCTATTGATTCATGCAATTTGGATGACTCTCCAGGGAATTACATTGAGTGAAAAAGGCCaatccaaaaggttacatactgggaattccctggcggtccagtgtttagcactcagcactttcactacctgggctgggttcaatccttggtcggggaactaagatcgcataACCGGCAGCGCAgccaacaaaaaaaattttttttacttaagaaaaaaaacaaggtacacactatatgattttattcacataacattctttttttttaattaattagttaatttattttatttttggctgcgttgggtcctcgttgctgcgtgtgggctttctctagttgcggcgagcgggggctactctttgttgcagtgcgcgggcttctcgctgcggtggcttctcttgttgcagagcacgggctctaggcacgcgggcttcagtacttgtggcacgtgggctcagtagttgtggctcccgggctctagagcgcaggctcagtcgttgtggcgcatgggcttagttgctccgcggcatgtgggatcttcccggacaagggatcgaacccatgtcccctgcaatggcaggcagattcttaaccgctgcgccaccagggaagtcccacataacattcttgaaatgacaggtTGCCAGGGACAGATAGGGCCGGGGGAGTGGGAGATGGGCCATCTTCCCCAGGGGGTATTTTCCCTTCATCATCTGCATAAAAACTTTATTGCAACTTTATCCACTGCACTATCAGATCATTATGatttggtggggagtgggggagcagCAGTGGCTATAAAATGGCATCAGGAGAGATCCTgtgggatggaaatgttctatatcttgactgtgtcAATGGCAATACCCAGGTTGTGACAGTATACTAtggttctgtaagatgttaccattggggaaaactgggtaaaggacACACAGGAGCTATCtcactattatttcttacaactgcatgtaaaCCTACAATAATCTGTAAACAAAAAGTTTAATCAGAAATGAAGGCAACACATGCCTCTTGTAACAAGTAAAACAATAGTCTGTGGTCAATCTCTTTCTCTACCCGtcccattccctccctcttgagatcACCATGCAAACTCACTGCTCATACAAACAGGCATGCATTTAATACTTTCTGTTTACTGTATCAAAATGGGATCATACATACTACATATTACCCTGCAGCCTACCTTCTTCACCCATCATCCCTATATCAtagacagctttaaaaaaaaaaaaaaaaattttttttttaagtgccaaGCAGGATGGCAGGTATAGAAATTTTCTGACTAGGGCAAATCTGACAAATGTTTACCGTGCTAATGTGCCATAGCTCAGCCAGGTGCATTCAGTGAGAGCACAATATGCAAGTAGCATTCTAAAGAGATCTGCAAAAAATGCAAGGTCTTCAGCAGCTCTTCGAGGATCCCatccccctctctgcctcctccatGGAACCATCCCATGGAGGTTTAACAGTTTAACTCCATTTGCCCCCTCCTGctgtttgtgcttttgttgtaTACTTCTGTTCTACATCTCCACAAgacattattattgtcatttatttacaaactaacatataaatataaaggtGTATGTACCtgggtatatgtacatgtatatattaaacacacacacacactttaagtgctctttgttctttcctgcagttctgttctttttttttgggggggggggcaagtTTTTATACTGGTAAAGTTCTGTACTATTAGAAATAtaagatttgaaaagaaaaatgagacttgAGGATTATCTGTGGAGCTTATCCTCATTCTCCTGCTGACGCATTATGTGTTTATAACTTGAGAACTGCAGATAAATACAAACTGGTCTTCTCCATACTTGCTCACTAAGGAATTCCTCATTTCTAGGAAACGTCTAtttcaaggaaaggaaacaaacaaaaacacctagtGCACTAGATGATTAAAAGGTACACATTTTATAGCCTGAGTTCGAGAAAAAAATTACCCAAGAAACGGCCTTTTTCCCTAGGAGCCAGCTTCTACTAGGGGAGTCTAGGGTTCtctaggcaaagaaaaaaaacttgccaGTTTAAACAGAATAACAGAAACGTTCAGCCAATCAAGTATACAGAGCTCATCACTTGCAGTGAGGAATGAAAGGCCTGtatcaacagaaaaaataaatggcacAGGCAACGTctgcaacagaaaacaaacaggaaatcctttaaaaagccaaaattgCAAATCCAGATGAACAGGGTATGAAATTACACGCCGGGCAATGCACCTGTTAAAGGAAAAGAGGCGCACGCCAAGTCTGAAGTCTTAAGAATTCGGTGTGTAACACTACTTCTGCATGCTGCCCAGCAGAAAACTCGGGTCCTGGCTTAAGCCACAACGCACACTTCATTTAAGGAGGTGAACTGCTTGGTCTGACTCAGTTTcttattctgtaaaatgaatgCAACACAGCTGTCGTGAGTCCCCAAAGAATTCTGCACAAACGCTTTGTAACTCTGAAGTGCTGTGCAAATCAGAGCAGCCCTTCTCTCCTTCACATTCGTTTGACTTAGAATTTCAGAAGTTTAGCTGAAAATATAGACGGCTCGGAAGCAAGGGACTGAGAGTGGCCCACACAGGTGGACAGAAATGCAGAAACTGGAGCACCTCATACAAACCACAAGAGAACACGTTCACGTGCACACGTTGTCAGTAACAGAAAACGCCACCGGTAGCAACCGGAAACCACTGAGAGGACCAGCAACGACATGTGTCCAAATCCAGCCGGCAGCACAGCCTCGTCGGCGGCAGTGCCTTAAACACAGCTCCCCGCACTCCGCGGCCTAACAAGATCcactttttcaaaaaagtttagcAACTTGCCAAGTACACTGGCATAGTTCACCTTTTTTAATTGCTAAGCAAACATGCAGGGGAGTTGAGACAATCAAGGGAATGTTCAGCCTTCCTCAAAACTAAGATCCAGGAAATTCACGTTTTGCTTGAACACTTTCATGTCTAAAACTGATCACAAACCTCTGTTTGATGTTGTCTTCTCGCTGCTGGCCAATGAGCCCGGGAAAGACAACGAATTCTTTCCAACAGGGAGGGCTCTCTGCACTCTTCAGCTAAACCAGCGAGGCTTTACCACCGTCACGTTTAAAATAATGAGGAGGACGCCTCGATGGAGTTTACCGGGCTGCGCTAATCACGAGGGGCCTCGGGCGCCCAGAGCGGGTCCCAGCGCCGGTGGCCGCGGGACCGGACCCCCTCCCCGGGACGCGGCCGCGGGACAGGACGCCCCCCAGAACCCCTGCCCGGGACGCAGCTGCGGGACAGGACGCCCCCCAGAACCCCTGCCCGGGACGCAGCTGCGGGACAGGACGCCCCCCAGAACCCCTGCCCGGGACGCGGCCGCGGGAcacgaagctcccccctccccaggaacccctcccCAGAGCGCGGGCCTCGCCGTCGTCTCGCGGCACCCGCCGCGCTCACCGCGGGCCAGGAGCCCCCTCAGGCCGActggcccccgcccgccgcccggccTCCCTCCGGCCCGCGCAGCCCGCCGCGCTCACCGCGTTCTTCTTCGGCACCATCTTGTCCATCTTCTTGGCAAGGAGAACCACCTCGTCCTCCATGGCCCCGGCAGTCCTGCCCCGCGCCGGGCCGCGGGGGACGGGAAACGAGCGGAGCTGGCGGGGCGGCGGGTAAACCCAGGCGTCGGCGAGGGCCCTCAGCAGGAACGACCGACGCGCTTCCTCACTCACAACGACTGCGACGGCgggggcggtggcggcggcggcgctcctcccccgcaggcagcgCCAATCGAGCTCCCAGCTCGCGGCGTCGGCAgcggcggcgctcctcccccgcaggcagcgccaatcgagctcccagctcgcggcggggcggcggcggcgctcctcccccgcaggcagcgccaatcgagctcccagctcgcggcggcgacggcggcggcgctcctcccccgcaggcagcgccaatcgagctcccagctcgcggcggcggcggcggcggcgctcctcccccgcaggcagcgccaatcgagctcccagctcgcggcggcgacggcggcggcgctcctcccccgcagacagcgccaatcgagctcccagctcgcggcggcggcgctcctcccccgcaggcagtgccaatcgagctcccagctctttcctttctttttttttttttgaattttgagatTTTCCATTTGAAGTAAATCTTTAATGCTATTAAATTCACAAATATGCTAATTTAAATACCCAATTCTATTATCTAAAACACACATTGCAAACATACAAATATCTATTCTCTCCACATGTCAGAGCCCATTCATTTCATGGTTTGGAAATGGGGAGAATAGATTCCCTTAAACTGCAAGTCAGCAGGTGTTTCTTTACAGTTAACTTTAGCAAAATTcatacaaaatattaattaacaATGATCTTGTTAACTCACAAGGAAACACCTTCAAAACTGCATTTTGTTAAAGTTTCTGTACTAAAATGTAGAAAAACTGAACTACACAaatattgaaaagttaaaaattccttaattttttattccTGGTACCACTACCACAATTTACAGGGCAATATACCTgatgtaatgaaaagaaaaagacaaagctaCAACAGATAAAAGACCTCAGGAATGTACATCTAATTGACACTACATTGCATTAATCAATAGCTGCACTTTTTGCAAACTGTGGCTAGGACAGTCCTGAACAAGAAAGGTTTCCTGTTTAAGCTGCAGTAACTTTTCTGACTATGGATCATCGTTCCTTCTGTGGCAGATTTTTACAGTTCCTCTAATGCATTTGGGACGACTGTCTCAAAGTAACCTGCAGCTTTCCTGACAACTCCTCGCTCTCTCTCCTGCTAAGAACTGtagcccttttcttctgagttttgagAACCTTCTGCTACCATAGCCACCACTTCCACCACCAGATCCATAACCACCACCATAGGGACTTCCCGAGCTTCTTCCACCAAAACTGCCTCCCTTCATGGGTCCATAATTTGATTGCTGTTGGCCACTATAATTTCCAAAATCATTAtagctcccaccaccaccatagtTACCTCCAAAATTTCCTCCTTCATTGTAACCATCATATCCTCCACCACCGCCACCATATCCACCATCTTGGTTTCCATATCCTGGTCCACCACCACCATAGCCTCCTCTACTACTGTAACCAGGACCACCACCATAGTTACCACCGTCGCCTCCAAATCCGTTATAtccaccatcacctcctccatAACTACCTCTgctgccaccacctccaccaccatagCCTCCTCTTCCACCAAAGTTTCCACCACGGCCAAAGTTACCTCCACCACCTCCAAAGTTTCCTCCACGACCCATAAAGTTGCCAGATCCACCTCCACGACCTCTCTGTGATCCAGCAGATTGCATTTCTTGTTTAGAAAGGGCCTTTTTCACTTCACAATGATGCCCATTAATAGTGTGGTATTTCTGAACAACAATTTTATCAACGGTATCATGATCATCAAAAGTTACAAAAGCAAATCCTCTCTTTTTTCCACTCTGCCTGTCTTCCATAACTTCTATGGTTTCAATCTTGCCATACTTTTCAAAGTAGTCTCTCAAATTACATTcttctgtatcttctttaataCCACCAACAAAAATTTTCTTCACTGTGAGATGGGCACCAGGCTTTACAGAATCCTCTCTAGAAACAGCTCTCTTTGGTTCCACTACACGCCCATCAACCTTGTGTGGTCGAGCACACATTGCTGCATCCACCTCTTCAACCCAAGAGTAAGTCACAAAACCAAAGCCCCTGGAACGGTTTGTTTGGGGGTCTCTCATCACCACACAATCTGTAAGTGTGCCCCATTTCTCAACATGTTCTCTTAAGCTATCGTCTGTAGTTTCAAAGCTCAGACCACCAATaaacagttttctcaactgttctGGTTCCCCTGGATCATGGCCCTCCTCCCCcggaggcggcggcggtggcggcggcggccggaGTCGGGCTGGGGGCGACCGGGCGGCGGTTTTACCTCCGTTTTGAGACCGGACTCGCCTCTTCCAACTCGAGTTCAATATGGGACCGAGAGCCCAGCTCTGTTCTATGTTGGGCCATTTTACTTCAGcctaaaaaaatttcttctagtATTCCCTAAGGTCTGCTGGggatcagttttcttatttttcatttatctgtatttgatttttttaaattgattccaATTTTCTGTTGAGATTCTCCATATTTTAATCTATTAATCCCCATCTTTTACTCTCAATATAGTCATTTTAAAGTTCTGTGCTAACTCCAGAATCTGAATTCCCTCTAAAtcaatttttcttggtttttttttgtcttaatttttagtCACTTTTTCCTGCTTCAGGAATTTCATAATTTTTGATTGTGTGCTGGACATGGTGAATAAAAACTTCATAGAGACTGAAGATGCTATTACTTTGCACCAGAGAAGATTTACCCCTTTCTCTGTTAATCAGAGTGGCTGGTCATTTCAGTCATTTCAGGAATTTTACTAGGTCAGAACTGGGTTGGAGCTTTAATTGTCTCATCCTACCTATGATTTTTCCTAATTTGTGGCCTCCCTGGATTTTTGCTGTGAGCCTGACAGGTCTTTGATTCTTCAATAAATACAGTCAGTTATTCGATGAAAATTTGTCTCATAAACACTGAAACATTGCAgatgatttctctttttctgactcaGCCCCCTTCTTGGGGATGGCACTTCCGGGTTTTTACTGTGAGTCTGGTAGGTCTCTAATTCCTCACTTTGGAAAGTTCTCTCCCTCAGGCATTAGGTATTTAGCTTCCTGCTTTATATAGGTTCAAAAACTGGCAAATGTCTTGAAGAGGAGACCTAATGATTGTCACAGGCCCCTTTATCTAGCGGGATTTGGTTTGTTAGTGCCATGACTGTGCAGGAAATTTCACTCTGCTTTCTTGGCTCAGTCCCCCATCATCCTATACCACCCTGACACTAAGGAAATGTCCTGTGGGGGAAATCGGCTTGACACTCTGCTAGATTTCACTCCATCATGCCAGCAAATGAGTTTATCAAAAGGTATGGTGATTTCTCTTTTCCAGTGGAGTATGTCTCCCTACACCAAACCCCTGCTCCAAATCTCTAAATGTCCCTCTCTAGCATATTAGTTGATATTGTTTCTTGATTGCTTCCTTAGCTCGATGATCTTTTATTcaagtttgtttgcttgttgcaGCAGGAGTGATGGCCTGTGCCTACCTAGTGCAGGCATATTATTATGGAGATATGGCTTTGGTCCCAGACACCACAATA
This genomic stretch from Balaenoptera acutorostrata chromosome 12, mBalAcu1.1, whole genome shotgun sequence harbors:
- the LOC130709383 gene encoding heterogeneous nuclear ribonucleoprotein A3-like — encoded protein: MRDPQTNRSRGFGFVTYSWVEEVDAAMCARPHKVDGRVVEPKRAVSREDSVKPGAHLTVKKIFVGGIKEDTEECNLRDYFEKYGKIETIEVMEDRQSGKKRGFAFVTFDDHDTVDKIVVQKYHTINGHHCEVKKALSKQEMQSAGSQRGRGGGSGNFMGRGGNFGGGGGNFGRGGNFGGRGGYGGGGGGSRGSYGGGDGGYNGFGGDGGNYGGGPGYSSRGGYGGGGPGYGNQDGGYGGGGGGYDGYNEGGNFGGNYGGGGSYNDFGNYSGQQQSNYGPMKGGSFGGRSSGSPYGGGYGSGGGSGGYGSRRFSKLRRKGLQFLAGERARSCQESCRLL